One part of the Corynebacterium sp. CNCTC7651 genome encodes these proteins:
- a CDS encoding IS256 family transposase, which produces MTTVSPKKGYDPSRVNAISEKLMNNPELVKLIGELSTSTDDASELVKGLLQASINAGLQAEMDAHLGYEHSDRKAKAQVDARGGGNHRNGSYTKTVDSGYGPLEVTVPRDRAGTFRPQMVPKGARRLTELDGMIISLYAGGMTVRDIQHHLATTLGVDMSPDTISTITDAVLDEVMIWQNRQLDEFYPVIFLDALRVKIRDGHRVVNKSCYMAVGVDMDGIKHILGLWIADTEGAAFWASVCADLANRGVQDVFIVCCDGLKGLPEAVEATWPSSMVQTCIVHLIRAANRWVSYQDRKPVSSALREVYTAPNEDTARAALDAFEASELGRRYPQSVKVWRDAWDRFVPFLQFPPAARRVLYTTNSIESLNAELRKATRNRGQFPNDTAALKTLWLMICNIEDKRAAQRAKKAKRATECNGYIEGAKATGWKQAINQLAVAYPDRFADYV; this is translated from the coding sequence ATGACTACGGTGTCACCAAAGAAAGGCTATGACCCGTCGAGGGTCAACGCGATCAGCGAGAAGCTGATGAATAACCCCGAGCTCGTTAAGCTCATCGGGGAGCTCTCCACCTCCACCGATGACGCCAGCGAGCTGGTGAAGGGTCTTCTACAAGCATCGATCAACGCTGGCCTGCAGGCGGAGATGGATGCTCATTTGGGCTACGAGCACTCCGACCGCAAAGCCAAAGCCCAGGTCGATGCCCGGGGTGGTGGTAACCACCGCAATGGGTCGTACACCAAGACCGTGGATTCCGGCTACGGTCCGCTGGAAGTGACCGTGCCCAGGGATCGGGCGGGCACGTTCCGGCCGCAGATGGTGCCCAAGGGCGCTCGCCGGCTCACCGAGCTCGATGGCATGATCATCTCCCTGTACGCGGGTGGGATGACCGTGCGCGATATCCAGCATCACCTTGCAACCACCCTGGGTGTGGATATGAGCCCGGATACCATCAGCACGATCACCGACGCGGTGCTCGATGAGGTGATGATCTGGCAGAACCGCCAGTTAGATGAGTTCTACCCGGTGATCTTCCTCGACGCGTTGCGGGTCAAGATCCGCGACGGCCACCGCGTGGTCAACAAGTCCTGCTACATGGCCGTCGGTGTGGACATGGACGGCATCAAACACATCCTGGGCTTGTGGATCGCCGATACCGAAGGTGCCGCATTCTGGGCGTCCGTGTGCGCTGACCTTGCAAACCGTGGGGTGCAGGACGTGTTCATCGTCTGCTGCGACGGGCTCAAGGGCCTGCCCGAGGCGGTGGAGGCAACCTGGCCGAGTTCCATGGTGCAGACCTGTATCGTGCACCTGATTCGGGCGGCGAACAGGTGGGTGTCCTACCAGGACCGCAAACCCGTCTCCAGCGCACTGCGGGAGGTCTACACCGCACCCAACGAAGACACCGCGCGCGCCGCCCTAGACGCGTTCGAAGCATCTGAACTTGGGCGGCGCTACCCCCAGTCGGTGAAGGTATGGCGCGACGCGTGGGATCGGTTCGTGCCGTTTCTGCAGTTCCCGCCGGCAGCCCGCCGGGTGCTCTACACCACGAACTCCATCGAGTCGCTCAACGCGGAATTGCGGAAAGCCACCCGCAACCGGGGCCAGTTCCCGAACGACACTGCGGCGCTGAAGACGCTGTGGTTGATGATCTGCAACATCGAAGACAAGCGTGCCGCCCAGCGTGCGAAGAAGGCGAAACGGGCAACTGAGTGCAACGGCTATATTGAAGGGGCGAAAGCCACCGGGTGGAAACAAGCCATCAACCAACTAGCCGTGGCATACCCCGACCGGTTCGCGGACTACGTGTAA
- a CDS encoding ABC transporter permease, which yields MTASTYSSWHTIKTTAVREMQILAKTRSVLITLLILILVMLGFIGFFTWQMNKDEGEDAGTSVATVGVESQLFDGSGLDAQGAADRAEAERLVRDGDVEAAIVAEGDTWEVISDGFPNTSVLSAAEALAEQQAQAKALESLGVDPAAYAAAAPQIEVKPVDVAEAADEESGTSEATFIRLLTAFVSLMIMIFTVITFAAQVGSRVTEEKSSRVVELVLASVRPMDFLAGKLLGTLLFGFIATAVMLGAGALGLQFSGLLDNIPFDWSILPVMLIAWILGMLFFGALYAAAGAMVQRTEDLQSTQMPILLLIMLSAYVPAFGWMETDSTWMQVCSWIPPLSIFAAPLSYAAGDFSALQLGLSFLIALAATIAVVWLAARIYRRSILNNGRVTKWSEALKGSRA from the coding sequence ATGACAGCATCGACGTATTCTTCCTGGCACACCATCAAGACCACCGCCGTACGGGAGATGCAGATCCTGGCCAAGACCCGCAGCGTGCTGATCACCCTCCTTATCCTCATCCTGGTCATGCTCGGTTTCATCGGGTTTTTCACTTGGCAGATGAACAAGGACGAGGGCGAAGACGCCGGGACCAGCGTGGCCACCGTCGGTGTGGAATCGCAGCTCTTTGACGGTTCCGGCCTAGATGCCCAAGGTGCGGCCGACCGCGCCGAGGCGGAGCGCCTTGTCCGCGACGGCGACGTGGAAGCGGCCATCGTTGCGGAGGGCGACACCTGGGAGGTCATCTCAGACGGCTTCCCCAACACCTCCGTACTTTCTGCGGCGGAGGCGCTTGCAGAACAGCAAGCCCAAGCGAAGGCGCTGGAATCGCTCGGCGTGGACCCGGCTGCGTACGCGGCAGCCGCCCCACAGATTGAGGTGAAGCCGGTGGACGTGGCCGAAGCAGCGGACGAGGAGAGCGGAACATCCGAGGCAACGTTCATCCGCTTGCTCACCGCGTTCGTGTCTTTGATGATCATGATCTTCACCGTGATCACGTTCGCCGCCCAGGTGGGCAGCCGCGTTACCGAAGAAAAATCCTCCCGCGTGGTGGAACTGGTCCTGGCGTCCGTGCGCCCTATGGACTTCCTCGCCGGCAAGCTCCTGGGCACCCTGCTCTTCGGCTTCATCGCTACCGCGGTCATGCTTGGCGCTGGCGCGCTGGGGCTGCAGTTTTCCGGCCTGCTGGACAACATCCCCTTCGACTGGTCCATCCTGCCGGTGATGCTCATCGCCTGGATCCTGGGCATGCTGTTCTTCGGCGCGCTGTACGCCGCGGCGGGTGCCATGGTGCAGCGCACGGAAGACCTGCAATCCACCCAGATGCCGATCCTGCTGCTGATCATGCTAAGCGCGTACGTCCCAGCGTTCGGCTGGATGGAAACGGATTCGACCTGGATGCAGGTCTGCTCCTGGATCCCGCCGCTGTCCATCTTCGCCGCGCCGCTCAGCTACGCCGCGGGCGACTTCTCCGCACTACAGCTGGGCCTGTCCTTCCTCATCGCGCTGGCGGCAACCATCGCCGTAGTGTGGCTGGCGGCGCGCATTTACCGCCGCTCCATCCTGAACAACGGCCGCGTGACCAAGTGGTCCGAGGCGCTGAAGGGCTCGCGCGCGTAG
- a CDS encoding ABC transporter permease, with protein MATTRPSILSARFLLALFGVLALLGASLAIGQYDILGSEDGWAMFTTTRVPRTIALVLAGAAMAMSGLIMQMLTQNRFVEPTTTGTTEWAGLGLLLSFVLFPNGTIMTRMLLAIAFAFAGTMVFFAFLRRVTLRSSLIVPIVGIMLGAVVSSVSTFFALQTDLLQSLGVWFAGSFTSVIKGQYEVLWVVLFVVIAVFLYADRITAAGLGEDIATSIGLNYNRIVLVGTALVAVASGVVTVVVGNLPFLGLIVPNMVSMVRGDDLRSNLPWVCLTGIAVVTACDILGRTIIAPFEMPVSVILGVIGAAVFIALIVRQTRRG; from the coding sequence GTGGCTACAACCCGCCCTTCGATCCTAAGCGCCAGGTTCCTCCTGGCGCTTTTCGGCGTGCTCGCTCTCCTGGGCGCCTCACTGGCGATCGGACAGTACGACATTCTGGGGTCCGAAGACGGCTGGGCCATGTTTACCACGACCCGCGTGCCGCGCACGATCGCGTTGGTGCTCGCGGGTGCGGCAATGGCGATGAGCGGGTTGATCATGCAAATGCTGACGCAGAACCGCTTTGTCGAACCGACTACCACAGGCACCACGGAATGGGCGGGCTTGGGACTATTGCTGTCCTTTGTGCTGTTCCCCAACGGCACGATTATGACCCGCATGCTCCTCGCCATTGCATTCGCGTTCGCTGGCACGATGGTGTTCTTCGCGTTCCTCCGCAGGGTTACGCTGCGATCAAGCCTGATCGTGCCCATCGTGGGCATCATGCTCGGTGCTGTTGTCAGTTCGGTGTCAACGTTCTTCGCCCTGCAAACTGACCTCCTCCAATCCCTGGGTGTCTGGTTCGCAGGCTCTTTCACCTCCGTAATCAAGGGTCAGTACGAAGTGCTGTGGGTCGTCCTGTTCGTAGTCATCGCAGTTTTCCTCTATGCCGATCGCATCACCGCGGCCGGGTTGGGCGAGGACATTGCCACCAGCATCGGCCTGAACTACAACCGCATCGTGCTGGTGGGAACGGCTCTGGTCGCTGTCGCCTCCGGCGTGGTCACCGTCGTTGTGGGCAATCTGCCGTTTTTGGGCCTGATCGTCCCCAACATGGTCAGCATGGTCCGTGGGGATGATCTGCGTTCGAACCTTCCGTGGGTCTGCCTGACGGGCATTGCCGTGGTCACCGCGTGCGACATCCTCGGGCGCACCATTATCGCGCCGTTCGAGATGCCGGTGTCGGTGATTCTCGGTGTCATTGGCGCTGCTGTGTTCATCGCGTTGATTGTGAGGCAGACGCGTCGTGGGTAG
- a CDS encoding DUF3239 domain-containing protein, with translation MAEMKVFKFDVDEDYAKQHNEMLRNTRNLVISGLALFVLSLIGGALVWFLVDESSPWHLLGSLGLVLFGVMMLIVALVIPRSVGKTQQLYDSHPLAPAVITENTGTTVTLTALVNTNVDPALPPRWGVTSLVVKPIPNTGDKIGTRVPVTAVGAQRSTHDKNHWQTITPMPIAWATPDEDVIATARKSVPQEQWHVLDKARKKDAVIQDSKNSLVLI, from the coding sequence ATGGCCGAGATGAAGGTGTTCAAGTTCGACGTCGATGAGGATTACGCGAAGCAGCACAACGAGATGCTGCGCAATACCCGCAACCTCGTCATCTCTGGTTTAGCGCTGTTCGTTCTCTCTCTGATTGGTGGCGCGCTGGTGTGGTTCCTGGTCGATGAGTCCTCCCCGTGGCACCTCCTCGGCTCGCTGGGCCTAGTGCTGTTCGGCGTCATGATGCTCATCGTCGCGCTTGTAATCCCCCGCTCCGTGGGCAAGACCCAGCAGCTGTACGATTCCCACCCGCTCGCCCCCGCAGTGATCACCGAGAACACCGGAACAACGGTCACCCTCACCGCGCTGGTGAACACTAACGTCGATCCTGCCCTGCCGCCACGCTGGGGCGTGACCTCTCTGGTGGTCAAGCCCATTCCGAACACCGGCGACAAGATTGGCACCCGCGTTCCCGTCACCGCTGTCGGCGCGCAGCGCTCCACGCACGACAAAAACCACTGGCAGACCATCACCCCGATGCCCATTGCGTGGGCAACGCCTGATGAGGATGTCATTGCCACCGCCCGCAAATCCGTCCCCCAGGAGCAGTGGCACGTCTTGGACAAGGCACGCAAGAAGGATGCGGTGATCCAGGACTCGAAGAACTCACTGGTCCTTATCTAG
- a CDS encoding ABC transporter ATP-binding protein has protein sequence MTTLEVQDLHKRFGEVQALDGMSFTVGPGEIYGFVGSNGAGKSTTMRIALGVLETDSGQVLLNGEPLNDDTRRRIGYMPEERGLYGKEKILDQLVFLAKLHGVEADVAKQRGTELLTELGLGERLDAKLDDLSLGNQQRVQLAASLIHDPEILILDEPFSGLDPVAVDVMSRMLTDRARTHGVPVVFSSHQLDLVQRLCDRIGIVTRGRMVAEGTVDELRAGGPIRFRVGTQARGWFPQGTVLIDDSLNHVILETQSVDDDQRILQAALAAGPVHEFTRVVPDLNDLFKEVVK, from the coding sequence GTGACCACCCTGGAAGTGCAAGACCTGCACAAGCGCTTTGGCGAGGTGCAGGCCCTCGACGGCATGAGTTTCACCGTCGGCCCTGGCGAGATTTACGGTTTCGTCGGGTCGAACGGTGCGGGCAAGTCCACCACCATGCGTATCGCGCTTGGCGTGCTGGAGACTGATTCGGGTCAGGTGCTGCTCAACGGCGAGCCGCTCAACGATGACACGCGGCGCCGTATCGGCTACATGCCGGAGGAGCGCGGGCTCTACGGCAAGGAGAAGATCCTGGACCAATTAGTGTTCCTTGCCAAGCTGCATGGTGTGGAAGCGGACGTCGCCAAGCAGCGCGGCACCGAGCTGCTCACGGAGCTCGGCCTCGGGGAGCGCCTGGACGCGAAGTTGGATGACCTCTCCCTGGGTAACCAGCAGCGCGTGCAGCTTGCGGCGTCGCTGATCCATGATCCGGAGATCCTGATTTTGGACGAGCCGTTTTCCGGCCTCGACCCCGTCGCCGTGGATGTGATGAGCCGGATGCTGACGGACCGCGCCCGCACCCACGGCGTGCCCGTCGTTTTCTCTTCCCATCAGCTCGACCTGGTGCAGCGTCTGTGCGACCGCATCGGCATTGTCACCCGAGGCCGCATGGTGGCCGAAGGCACCGTCGACGAGCTGCGCGCGGGCGGCCCCATTCGCTTCCGGGTGGGCACGCAGGCGCGCGGCTGGTTCCCGCAGGGCACTGTGCTTATCGACGATTCCCTGAACCACGTCATCCTGGAAACCCAGAGCGTGGATGATGATCAGCGCATTCTCCAGGCGGCGCTTGCTGCTGGTCCGGTCCATGAGTTCACCCGCGTCGTCCCCGATCTCAACGACCTGTTCAAGGAGGTTGTGAAGTAA
- a CDS encoding ABC transporter ATP-binding protein gives MIRLDQLHKAYSSEVAIGPVDLEIPTGGITALVGPNGAGKSTLLTMIGRLLAADSGTVTIGDKNIAEVKSKDLAKIVSILRQENHFVTRLTVRQLVGFGRFPYTGGRLTDEDERIISKYIDFLGLRELEGRFLDQLSGGQRQRAYVAMVLCQETEHVLLDEPLNNLDIAHSVEMMQHLRDASREFGRTIVIVLHDINFAARYADHICAAKNGQIVAFGTPEEIMRDDLLTDIFNTPVQVIEGPHGPIAAYH, from the coding sequence GTGATTCGGCTTGATCAACTGCACAAGGCATATAGCAGCGAGGTTGCGATTGGCCCGGTGGACCTCGAGATTCCCACCGGCGGCATCACCGCGTTGGTGGGCCCGAATGGTGCCGGCAAATCTACGTTGCTGACCATGATCGGCCGCCTCCTCGCCGCTGATTCCGGCACTGTGACGATTGGGGACAAGAACATCGCGGAAGTGAAGTCCAAGGACCTGGCGAAAATCGTCTCAATCCTGCGCCAGGAGAACCACTTTGTTACCCGTTTGACCGTGCGCCAACTTGTCGGCTTTGGCCGATTCCCATACACGGGTGGCCGGCTCACGGATGAGGACGAGAGGATCATCTCCAAGTACATCGACTTCCTTGGGTTACGCGAGCTAGAGGGCAGGTTCCTCGACCAACTCTCCGGCGGCCAGCGCCAGCGCGCTTACGTTGCCATGGTGCTCTGCCAGGAGACAGAGCACGTGCTTCTCGACGAACCTTTGAACAACCTCGACATCGCCCACAGCGTAGAGATGATGCAGCACCTGCGGGATGCCTCCCGCGAGTTCGGGCGGACAATCGTGATCGTGCTGCACGACATCAATTTCGCCGCCCGATACGCCGACCACATCTGTGCGGCGAAGAACGGGCAAATCGTGGCGTTTGGTACCCCGGAAGAGATCATGCGTGACGACTTGTTGACCGACATTTTCAATACTCCGGTCCAGGTCATCGAAGGGCCGCATGGCCCTATTGCCGCTTATCACTAG
- a CDS encoding DNA repair helicase XPB, translating into MPLGDGPLIVQSDKTVLLEVAHPQAVAARAAIAPFAELERAPEHVHTYRITPLALWNARAAGFDAEQAVDVLERFSRFPVPQALLIDVAETMARYGRLKLIKHPAHGLILEAEEPAILTEVLKSKKIHPLTGTPIDHVTAPVHPSERGRIKQELTKLGWPVEDLAGYVDGEHHPIDLTAGDGWDLRDYQRYATDSFWEGGSGVVVLPCGAGKTIVGAASMAQAKTTTLILVTNTVAGRQWRDELLRRTSLTPNEIGEYSGERKEIRPVTIATYQVVTRKTKGEYKALELFDSRDWGLIIYDEVHLLPAPVFRMAADLQSRRRLGLTATLVREDGREDDVFSLIGPKRYDAPWKELELAGYIATAECVEVRTELSPEERLTYATAETRERYRIAACSQGKLAALDRILAQHAGKQTLVIGAYVDQLEEVAAHIGAPLIDGASSTKRREATFDAFRRGEISTLVVSKVANFSIDLPEAAVGIQISGTFGSRQEEAQRLGRLLRPKADGAEALFYTIVARDTLDAEYAARRQRFLAEQGYAYRLVDAGDL; encoded by the coding sequence ATGCCCCTCGGCGACGGCCCCCTGATTGTCCAATCAGACAAAACCGTTCTGCTTGAGGTGGCGCACCCGCAGGCCGTCGCCGCCCGAGCTGCGATCGCCCCGTTCGCGGAGCTGGAGCGCGCGCCGGAGCACGTGCACACCTACCGCATTACCCCGCTTGCGCTGTGGAACGCACGCGCCGCCGGATTCGATGCGGAGCAAGCCGTGGACGTGCTGGAGCGCTTCTCCCGCTTCCCGGTCCCCCAGGCCCTGCTTATCGACGTCGCCGAGACCATGGCCCGCTACGGCCGGTTGAAGCTGATCAAGCACCCAGCCCACGGGCTGATCCTCGAGGCTGAGGAACCGGCGATCCTCACCGAGGTGCTCAAAAGCAAGAAGATCCATCCGCTCACGGGCACGCCGATTGACCACGTGACGGCTCCGGTGCATCCGTCGGAACGCGGGCGGATCAAGCAGGAGCTGACCAAGCTGGGCTGGCCTGTGGAGGACTTGGCCGGGTACGTGGACGGGGAGCACCACCCGATCGACCTCACCGCGGGTGATGGGTGGGACCTGCGCGATTACCAGCGCTACGCCACGGACTCGTTCTGGGAGGGCGGCTCCGGCGTTGTCGTCCTGCCGTGCGGCGCGGGCAAGACCATCGTCGGCGCCGCCTCAATGGCGCAGGCCAAAACCACCACGCTGATTCTAGTCACCAACACCGTCGCCGGACGGCAGTGGCGCGATGAGCTGCTGCGCCGCACCAGCCTCACCCCGAACGAGATCGGCGAGTACTCCGGCGAACGCAAGGAGATCCGCCCCGTCACCATCGCCACGTACCAGGTGGTTACACGCAAGACCAAGGGCGAGTACAAGGCGCTGGAACTGTTCGACTCGCGCGACTGGGGGCTGATTATTTACGACGAGGTGCACCTCCTCCCCGCCCCCGTCTTCCGCATGGCCGCGGACCTGCAATCCCGCCGCCGGCTCGGGCTCACGGCAACGCTGGTGCGCGAGGATGGCCGTGAGGACGACGTCTTCTCCCTCATCGGCCCCAAGCGCTACGACGCACCGTGGAAAGAACTCGAGCTGGCCGGCTACATCGCCACCGCGGAGTGCGTGGAGGTGCGCACGGAACTCTCCCCTGAAGAGCGCCTCACCTACGCCACCGCGGAGACCCGCGAGCGCTACCGCATCGCCGCATGCAGCCAGGGCAAACTTGCGGCGCTGGACCGCATTCTTGCGCAACACGCTGGCAAGCAGACGCTGGTGATTGGGGCGTACGTGGATCAGCTGGAGGAAGTGGCCGCCCATATTGGGGCTCCGCTTATCGACGGCGCTTCTTCAACCAAACGTCGAGAAGCAACCTTCGATGCTTTCCGGCGCGGGGAAATTTCCACGCTGGTGGTAAGTAAGGTTGCGAACTTCTCCATCGATCTGCCGGAAGCGGCGGTGGGAATCCAGATCTCCGGCACGTTTGGCTCGCGCCAGGAGGAGGCGCAGCGGCTGGGCCGTTTGCTGCGCCCGAAGGCGGACGGCGCGGAGGCGTTGTTTTACACGATCGTTGCGCGCGACACCCTGGATGCCGAATACGCCGCCCGCCGCCAACGCTTCTTGGCGGAGCAGGGTTATGCATACCGGCTGGTAGACGCCGGGGACCTTTAG
- a CDS encoding siderophore ABC transporter substrate-binding protein, whose product MSRFPRTALIALAAAGSLTLGACSNAEPALDSNTPTSVASATASAAASAAAADTATADAAGTVTVTDNYGEKVVPSPPQRVVALDNRTFELLDAWGVKPVAAARALVPNTIPGIADDDSIVDIGNHREPNLEALVAADPDVIISGQRFTSYDEEMQNLVPDAVLLEFEPREGEQFDQELIRQTLELGEIFGKQAEAEQVVEDFTKAIVRARDAYDPSQTVMALNVSGGEIGYVAPTVGRVWGPLFDLIGLTPALQVEGATENHKGDDISVEAIADSNPDWLLVLDRDAGVKSAEGSPEALSVISDSAALQNVTAVKDNRIYIAPKDTYTNESILTYTEILNQLADAFEAAK is encoded by the coding sequence ATGTCCCGTTTCCCGCGTACCGCACTGATCGCACTCGCTGCTGCAGGCTCCCTCACCTTGGGTGCGTGCTCCAACGCTGAACCGGCCCTTGACTCCAACACGCCGACCAGTGTGGCAAGCGCTACTGCCTCTGCTGCAGCATCCGCGGCAGCCGCCGACACGGCAACTGCGGACGCCGCAGGCACTGTCACCGTGACCGACAACTATGGCGAGAAGGTTGTGCCGAGCCCGCCGCAGCGTGTCGTTGCGCTGGACAACCGCACGTTCGAGCTGCTTGATGCTTGGGGCGTGAAGCCGGTTGCAGCTGCCCGCGCACTGGTGCCCAACACCATCCCGGGCATTGCGGACGATGATTCGATCGTGGATATCGGCAACCACCGCGAGCCGAACCTGGAAGCGCTTGTGGCTGCAGATCCAGATGTCATCATTTCCGGCCAGCGCTTCACGTCCTACGACGAAGAGATGCAGAACCTCGTGCCGGATGCTGTGCTGCTGGAGTTTGAGCCGCGCGAGGGTGAGCAGTTCGACCAAGAACTCATCCGTCAGACGCTTGAGCTGGGTGAGATCTTTGGCAAGCAGGCCGAGGCTGAGCAGGTTGTGGAGGACTTCACCAAGGCAATCGTGCGTGCCCGCGACGCGTACGACCCGTCGCAGACCGTCATGGCCCTGAACGTTTCCGGTGGCGAGATCGGTTACGTCGCCCCGACGGTTGGTCGTGTGTGGGGGCCGCTGTTTGACCTGATCGGTCTCACCCCGGCTCTCCAGGTGGAGGGGGCCACGGAGAATCACAAGGGCGACGACATTTCTGTGGAGGCAATCGCGGATTCCAACCCGGACTGGCTGCTGGTGCTGGACCGTGACGCGGGCGTGAAGTCTGCGGAAGGCTCCCCGGAGGCGCTGTCCGTGATTTCGGATTCTGCTGCGCTGCAGAACGTGACCGCGGTGAAGGATAACCGGATCTACATTGCGCCGAAGGACACGTACACTAACGAGTCCATCCTTACCTACACCGAGATCCTGAACCAGCTCGCAGACGCATTCGAGGCTGCCAAGTAG
- a CDS encoding MFS transporter encodes MQLKSLRTSMIYLGGFVGPFAAQSLAAVIPDVAVTFDRTVQEASFAITAYMIPFATTMLFSTAIVHRIPPHRVVRLAYSTTLLGAAICLLASSWSVFLGGIIVMSLSNAFTLPILQVILREVVPPEKLGAALGRYFAMQSLGNCAAPMVSGLASIVNWQLFYLAVIGVSLTIALIGEGVRSFVCEALI; translated from the coding sequence ATGCAGTTGAAGTCTCTGCGCACCTCCATGATCTATCTGGGCGGTTTCGTTGGCCCCTTCGCTGCGCAGTCCCTTGCAGCAGTGATCCCTGATGTGGCGGTGACGTTCGACAGGACGGTACAGGAGGCTTCTTTTGCCATCACCGCGTACATGATTCCTTTTGCGACCACGATGCTGTTCTCCACGGCCATCGTGCACAGGATTCCCCCGCACCGTGTTGTCAGGCTGGCGTACAGCACTACGCTTCTGGGTGCCGCGATCTGCTTGCTGGCGTCTAGCTGGTCAGTGTTCTTGGGCGGCATCATCGTGATGTCGCTATCCAATGCGTTCACCCTGCCGATCCTCCAGGTCATTCTCCGCGAAGTAGTTCCGCCGGAGAAGCTTGGTGCGGCCTTAGGTCGCTATTTCGCCATGCAGTCCCTCGGCAACTGCGCCGCCCCGATGGTGTCCGGACTTGCTTCTATCGTGAACTGGCAGCTGTTCTATCTCGCCGTTATTGGAGTGTCGTTGACCATCGCTCTCATCGGCGAGGGTGTCAGGAGTTTTGTGTGTGAGGCTCTGATCTGA